The genomic stretch TCCTATGTTTTTACTTATACTATCAATTATCTTCTTGGGGGAGTTGATAAATCTTGTTCAATTTTTTGGAGTTATATTAATTATAATTTCAACTTATATTCTTGAAATAAATTTTCACAATCACAAAAAAAAAGATCCTAATAAACATCACTTCGATTTTTTGAAGAAATTAAATTTGAAAGTAATATCTTCAGTTCTTATAATGTTAATTGTAATAAGTATGACTGCAATTGCTGATAAAAAAATTTTAAATGAAGTCAATGTTTACACAAACATGTATTTTACGGGCTTATTGATATTTGTAATGCTTTCTATTTATTATCTATCTCAAGGTCATTTAAAATTAGCATTTAAAGATATATTAACAGAGCCTTCAACATTAGTAATTTCTATATTTGCAATAATTTCTACATTTTTCATACTTTTAGCTATAGGTACTCCGGGTGCATTGGTTAGTTTAATAATTCCTCTTAAAAGAACTTCTACACTTTTCGCCTCAATTGGAGGAGGGATACTATTTCATGAAAAACATATGAAACGAAAATTATTTGCAACAATTGGCATGCTTTGTGGAGTTTTATTAATTGTATTTTAATGTTTCTATCTCTAGGAGGTAACTTATCTTTATAGTCTTTTTTATTTGTATTTTAAAGAATGGAGCAGATGATGTTAATTTTCTTGATACTTAGTGTATCTTTCTTATTCTCTAGATTTTTTATTTATTTTAATCTGCCAAAAGTTTTATCGCCTATATTTTTTGGAATATTTATAGGTTATTATAGAGATTATTTGGGTTTAATTAATCTTGATTCATTGGAATTTTTATCTGAATTAGGAATAATCATGCTTTTGTTTTATATTGGTCTTGAATTGAACTTGAATAATGTTAAAAAGCAAGGAAACCAAACTATCTTTGTAGCAGTCTTTGGTTTTATTTTCACATTTATTTTGGGTTTTATATTTTCACATATGATTATGTCTTATTCAATTAAGGTAAGTTTTGTTATTGCATCAGTTTTAAGTGTCACCGCAGAGAGTATAGTAATTGTAATTCTAGAGCAAGCCAAATTACTTAAAAGTAAAATAGGTGAAGTCATTATTGGTGCAGGATTACTTGATGATATATTTGGCCTTTTTTTTCTTGCGATTATATCTATAATGGTAGCTGATAATTATAGTTTAATTTCTATGTTGCCTTTATTTCTAGGTGTATTGGTTGTTTTTATTGGATACTTTTTTATAAAGAAAATTTCATATTTTATTGATAAAGTGTTTATGCAAGATAGTTTAAAATTATATGATATATTTACAATATCTATAATTTTTCTTTTATTTTTTGCTTTATTTTCATCTCTTATTGGTTTGGATTTTTCATTAGGTGCAATTTTATCAGGAATTTTATTAAATTTTTCATTAAGTAGGGAAGGTAAGAAAGGAGTTTTAGAAGAACATCAAATAAATTTATTTATCAAAAATATGACTTTTGGTTTCTTGTCATATTTCTTATTTTTTTGGATAGGATTTAATATTGATTTAACTCAATTCTTACAAAATCCAGTTTTAGGTTTTATTTTTGCAATAATTGCTTTTAATGGTAAATTCTTTGCAGGACTTTTTTCATCATATATTACTAAAAATAATTTTTTCACAGGTTCATTAATAGGTGTAGGGATGACAACAAAAGGTGGAGTTGAATTAATTATACTTGAGATTGCAAGAAAGTCTGGTTTAATTAATGTA from Candidatus Woesearchaeota archaeon encodes the following:
- a CDS encoding EamA family transporter; translation: MVLWIAYALISALTISIKDILVKKVFKNKNTSPYQIIFEEYFLLLLIVLILFSPKVDFSSYILHWHYYLIKSVTLVLATIIYFKLLQKYEVSSIVPLMNLSPMFLLILSIIFLGELINLVQFFGVILIIISTYILEINFHNHKKKDPNKHHFDFLKKLNLKVISSVLIMLIVISMTAIADKKILNEVNVYTNMYFTGLLIFVMLSIYYLSQGHLKLAFKDILTEPSTLVISIFAIISTFFILLAIGTPGALVSLIIPLKRTSTLFASIGGGILFHEKHMKRKLFATIGMLCGVLLIVF
- a CDS encoding cation:proton antiporter, producing MEQMMLIFLILSVSFLFSRFFIYFNLPKVLSPIFFGIFIGYYRDYLGLINLDSLEFLSELGIIMLLFYIGLELNLNNVKKQGNQTIFVAVFGFIFTFILGFIFSHMIMSYSIKVSFVIASVLSVTAESIVIVILEQAKLLKSKIGEVIIGAGLLDDIFGLFFLAIISIMVADNYSLISMLPLFLGVLVVFIGYFFIKKISYFIDKVFMQDSLKLYDIFTISIIFLLFFALFSSLIGLDFSLGAILSGILLNFSLSREGKKGVLEEHQINLFIKNMTFGFLSYFLFFWIGFNIDLTQFLQNPVLGFIFAIIAFNGKFFAGLFSSYITKNNFFTGSLIGVGMTTKGGVELIILEIARKSGLINVQIFSALVLMSLILTIFSPIIFNIIVKKYNKGLLLKTGNI